One stretch of Paraburkholderia fungorum DNA includes these proteins:
- the nuoF gene encoding NADH-quinone oxidoreductase subunit NuoF: MTALHDRHIKPLILAGLNGDNWHLEDYVARGGYAQLRRILEEKIPPEQVIADVKASGLRGRGGAGFPTGLKWSFMPRQFPGQKYLVCNSDEGEPGTFKDRDILRFNPHALIEGMAIGAYAMGITVGYNYIHGEIFEVYRRFEQALDEARRAGFLGENIMGSGFSFELHAHHGYGAYICGEETALLESLEGKKGQPRFKPPFPASFGVYGKPTTINNTETFAAVPFLLAVGPQNYLEIGKPNNGGTKIFSVSGDVERPGNYEVPLGTPFATLLDLAGGMRGGKKIKAVIPGGSSAPVIPGEMMMNTDMDYDSIAKAGSMLGSGAVIVMDETRCMVRSLLRLSYFYYEESCGQCTPCREGTGWLYRVVHRIEHGLGRPEDLDLLNSVAENIMGRTICALGDAAAMPVRGMLKHYWDEFEYHVAHKHCLTGDHAGHAAASETVAA; this comes from the coding sequence ATGACGGCTTTACACGATCGTCACATCAAACCGCTGATTCTCGCTGGCCTGAACGGCGACAACTGGCATCTCGAAGACTATGTGGCGCGCGGCGGTTACGCCCAGCTGCGACGCATTCTGGAAGAGAAGATTCCGCCGGAGCAGGTGATCGCCGACGTCAAGGCGTCGGGTCTGCGTGGCCGGGGCGGTGCAGGCTTCCCGACCGGTCTGAAGTGGAGCTTCATGCCGCGTCAGTTCCCTGGTCAGAAATATCTCGTCTGTAATTCGGACGAAGGCGAACCGGGCACGTTCAAAGACCGCGACATTCTGCGCTTCAATCCGCATGCGCTGATTGAAGGCATGGCCATTGGTGCGTATGCAATGGGCATCACGGTCGGATACAACTATATACACGGCGAAATTTTTGAAGTCTACCGTCGCTTTGAGCAGGCGCTGGACGAAGCTCGCCGCGCCGGGTTCCTCGGCGAAAACATCATGGGCTCGGGTTTCTCGTTCGAGCTGCATGCGCACCACGGTTACGGCGCCTACATCTGCGGCGAAGAAACCGCGCTGCTCGAGTCGCTGGAAGGCAAGAAAGGCCAGCCGCGCTTCAAGCCGCCATTCCCGGCGAGCTTTGGCGTGTACGGCAAGCCGACCACGATCAACAACACCGAGACGTTTGCCGCAGTGCCGTTCCTGCTGGCAGTCGGTCCGCAGAATTACCTTGAAATCGGCAAACCGAACAATGGCGGCACCAAGATTTTCTCGGTATCGGGCGACGTCGAACGTCCGGGCAATTATGAAGTTCCGCTCGGTACGCCGTTCGCGACGTTGCTGGATCTCGCCGGCGGCATGCGCGGCGGCAAGAAGATCAAGGCTGTGATTCCTGGCGGTTCGTCGGCTCCGGTGATTCCGGGCGAGATGATGATGAACACCGACATGGACTACGACTCGATCGCCAAGGCTGGCTCGATGCTTGGTTCGGGCGCGGTCATCGTGATGGACGAAACGCGTTGCATGGTGCGTTCGCTGTTGCGTCTGTCGTACTTCTATTACGAAGAGTCGTGTGGTCAATGCACGCCTTGCCGCGAAGGCACGGGCTGGCTGTACCGCGTCGTCCATCGTATCGAGCATGGGCTCGGCCGTCCTGAAGATCTGGATCTGCTGAACTCGGTCGCGGAAAACATCATGGGCCGCACGATTTGCGCGCTCGGCGATGCAGCGGCCATGCCGGTTCGCGGCATGCTCAAGCACTACTGGGATGAGTTCGAATACCACGTCGCGCACAAGCATTGCCTGACCGGCGATCATGCCGGGCACGCAGCGGCGTCGGAAACAGTGGCTGCCTGA
- the nuoG gene encoding NADH-quinone oxidoreductase subunit NuoG, which yields MVELEIDGKKVEVPEGSMVIQAAHKVDTYIPHFCYHKKLSIAANCRMCLVDVEKMPKAVPACATPVSAGMIVRTKSDKAVKGQQAVMEFLLINHPLDCPICDQGGECQLQDLAVGYGKSGSRYSEEKRVVFHKNVGPLISMEEMSRCIHCTRCVRFGQEVAGVMELGMLGRGEHSEITSFVGKTVDSEMSGNMIDLCPVGALTSKPFRYSARTWELSRRKSVSPHDSVGANLVVQVKNNRVMRVLPFENESINECWISDKDRFSYEGLNSPERLTQPMLKQDGKWIETDWQTALEYVVKGLKGIKGDHGATALAALGSAHSTVEELFLLKQLAQAVGTPNVDFRLRQSDFSAPVNGAPWLGAAIAELSNVDAALVIGSDLRRDHPLLAARLRQAAKNGAKLTLVQASGDDALIPQAQRVVAAPSAWLDALAGIAGAVSEANGVALPEAFGGTQPTDAHKQVAKSLASGQSRFVLLGNGAVRHPDFAVIHAAAQWIAEATGATLGFLPEAANTVGAHLVNALPGEGGLNAREVFEQPRKGYVLLNFEPEFDTANPAQALAALKQAEMVVVMSPFQTGADYADVLLPIAPFTETAGTFVNAEGTVQTFNGVVRPLGDTRPAWKVLRVLGSLLGVPGFEFDTSEEVRNAALGNGELTSRLSNKTGVAVARGKSVKAAEGKFERIANVPIYHADALVRRADSLHLTAAARAANTVGLPAALFDQLGLKEGDAVRVRQGEQSVQLPAVRDANLAETVVRVSAATPAGAALGSLFGELVVEKA from the coding sequence ATGGTTGAACTTGAAATAGACGGCAAGAAAGTAGAGGTGCCCGAAGGCAGCATGGTGATCCAGGCTGCGCATAAGGTCGACACGTATATCCCTCACTTCTGCTATCACAAGAAGCTGTCGATTGCGGCCAACTGCCGGATGTGTCTGGTCGATGTCGAAAAGATGCCGAAGGCTGTGCCGGCATGCGCAACGCCGGTGTCGGCGGGCATGATCGTGCGCACCAAGTCGGACAAGGCGGTGAAGGGCCAGCAAGCCGTGATGGAATTCCTGCTGATCAACCACCCGCTGGACTGCCCGATCTGCGACCAGGGCGGCGAGTGCCAGTTGCAGGATCTGGCCGTCGGTTACGGCAAGTCAGGTTCGCGTTATAGCGAAGAAAAGCGCGTGGTGTTCCACAAGAACGTCGGCCCGCTGATCTCGATGGAAGAAATGTCGCGTTGTATCCACTGCACGCGTTGCGTCCGTTTCGGCCAGGAAGTGGCCGGCGTGATGGAACTCGGCATGCTGGGCCGTGGCGAGCATTCGGAAATCACGTCGTTCGTCGGCAAGACGGTCGACTCCGAAATGTCGGGCAACATGATCGATCTGTGCCCGGTCGGCGCGTTGACCAGCAAGCCGTTCCGCTACAGCGCCCGGACGTGGGAACTGTCGCGCCGCAAGTCGGTGAGCCCGCACGATTCCGTCGGCGCGAACCTCGTGGTGCAGGTGAAGAACAATCGCGTGATGCGCGTTCTGCCGTTCGAAAACGAATCCATCAACGAATGCTGGATTTCGGACAAGGACCGCTTCTCGTACGAAGGTCTCAATAGCCCGGAACGTCTCACACAGCCGATGCTCAAGCAGGACGGCAAGTGGATCGAGACCGACTGGCAGACCGCCCTTGAATACGTGGTCAAGGGTCTAAAGGGCATCAAGGGCGACCATGGCGCGACTGCGCTGGCCGCTCTCGGCAGCGCTCATAGCACGGTCGAAGAACTGTTCCTGCTGAAGCAACTCGCGCAAGCGGTCGGCACACCTAACGTCGACTTCCGTCTGCGCCAGTCGGATTTCTCGGCACCGGTCAACGGCGCCCCGTGGCTCGGCGCGGCGATCGCCGAACTGTCGAACGTCGACGCAGCGCTGGTGATCGGCTCCGATCTGCGTCGCGATCATCCGTTGCTCGCAGCACGTCTGCGTCAGGCCGCCAAGAACGGCGCGAAGCTCACGCTGGTGCAGGCTAGCGGCGACGACGCATTGATTCCGCAAGCGCAACGCGTGGTCGCAGCGCCGTCAGCATGGCTCGACGCACTGGCGGGTATTGCGGGCGCGGTGTCGGAAGCGAACGGCGTTGCGTTGCCCGAAGCTTTCGGCGGCACGCAGCCGACCGACGCTCACAAGCAGGTTGCCAAGTCGCTCGCCTCGGGCCAGAGCCGCTTCGTGCTGCTGGGCAACGGTGCGGTCCGTCATCCGGACTTCGCGGTCATTCACGCAGCGGCGCAATGGATTGCAGAGGCCACCGGCGCGACGCTCGGTTTCCTCCCGGAAGCGGCCAATACGGTTGGCGCACACCTCGTGAATGCGCTGCCGGGCGAAGGCGGTTTGAATGCTCGCGAAGTGTTCGAACAGCCGCGCAAGGGCTATGTCTTGCTGAACTTCGAACCTGAGTTCGATACGGCGAACCCGGCGCAGGCTTTGGCCGCACTGAAGCAAGCCGAAATGGTCGTGGTGATGTCGCCGTTCCAGACGGGCGCCGACTACGCCGATGTGCTGTTGCCGATCGCTCCGTTCACGGAAACGGCCGGTACTTTCGTCAACGCCGAAGGCACCGTACAGACGTTCAACGGCGTCGTGCGTCCGCTGGGCGACACGCGTCCGGCATGGAAAGTATTGCGTGTGCTGGGTAGCTTGCTGGGCGTGCCGGGCTTCGAATTCGACACGTCGGAAGAAGTGCGCAATGCCGCACTCGGCAACGGCGAACTGACATCGCGTCTGTCGAACAAAACGGGCGTCGCAGTTGCGCGCGGTAAGTCGGTCAAGGCGGCTGAAGGCAAGTTCGAGCGTATCGCGAACGTGCCGATCTACCACGCCGACGCACTGGTGCGCCGTGCCGATTCGCTGCATCTGACCGCAGCGGCGCGCGCCGCGAACACCGTCGGCCTGCCGGCTGCGCTGTTCGACCAACTGGGTTTGAAGGAAGGCGACGCAGTGCGCGTGCGCCAGGGCGAGCAATCGGTGCAGTTGCCGGCCGTGCGCGACGCGAATCTTGCGGAGACGGTCGTCCGCGTATCGGCGGCTACGCCTGCCGGTGCAGCGCTGGGCAGCCTGTTCGGTGAACTGGTGGTGGAGAAGGCGTAA
- the nuoH gene encoding NADH-quinone oxidoreductase subunit NuoH: MSLFDTINSGGTQILGVAWPTVWALVRILVVAVVILLCVAYLILWERKLIGWMHVRIGPNRVGPAGLLQPIADVLKLLLKEVIQPAQASRWTYLIAPIMVVVPAFAVWAVIPFQAGAVLGDINAGLLYAMAISSIGVYGVILAGWASNSKYAFLGAMRAAAQMVSYEISMGFALVVVLMTAGTLNLSGIVGSQEHGFFASHGLNFLSWNWLPLLPMFVVYFISGIAETNRHPFDVVEGESEIVAGHMIDYSGMAFALFFLAEYINMIVISALAATLFLGGWSAPFGFLSFIPGIFWLVLKVFLLLSVFIWARATFPRYRYDQIMRLGWKVFIPVCVVWLVVVGFWIMSPLNIWK; the protein is encoded by the coding sequence ATGAGCTTGTTCGATACGATCAACTCGGGCGGCACCCAGATCCTTGGTGTGGCATGGCCTACGGTGTGGGCACTGGTGCGCATCCTGGTGGTAGCCGTCGTGATCCTGCTGTGCGTGGCTTACCTGATTCTGTGGGAGCGTAAGCTGATCGGCTGGATGCACGTGCGTATTGGCCCGAACCGCGTCGGTCCTGCGGGTTTGCTGCAGCCAATCGCCGACGTGCTGAAGCTGTTGCTGAAAGAAGTGATTCAGCCGGCTCAAGCTAGCCGCTGGACCTATCTGATTGCGCCGATCATGGTGGTGGTCCCGGCCTTCGCGGTCTGGGCGGTGATTCCGTTCCAGGCGGGCGCTGTGCTCGGCGACATCAACGCGGGTCTGCTGTACGCGATGGCGATTTCGTCGATCGGCGTGTACGGCGTGATTCTGGCCGGTTGGGCGTCGAACTCGAAATACGCGTTTCTCGGCGCGATGCGTGCGGCAGCGCAAATGGTCTCGTACGAAATCTCGATGGGCTTCGCGCTCGTCGTCGTGCTGATGACCGCTGGCACGCTGAACCTGTCGGGTATCGTCGGTTCGCAGGAACATGGCTTCTTCGCGTCGCACGGCCTGAACTTCCTGTCGTGGAACTGGCTGCCGCTGCTGCCGATGTTCGTCGTCTACTTCATCTCGGGCATCGCCGAAACGAACCGCCATCCGTTCGACGTGGTGGAAGGGGAGTCGGAAATTGTCGCGGGTCACATGATCGATTACTCGGGTATGGCGTTCGCGCTGTTCTTCCTCGCCGAGTACATCAACATGATCGTGATCTCGGCGTTGGCTGCAACACTGTTCCTTGGTGGCTGGAGCGCTCCGTTCGGGTTCCTGTCGTTTATCCCGGGCATCTTCTGGCTCGTCCTCAAGGTCTTCTTGCTGTTGTCGGTGTTCATCTGGGCGCGCGCCACGTTTCCGCGCTACCGCTATGACCAGATCATGCGTCTGGGCTGGAAGGTTTTCATTCCGGTCTGCGTGGTGTGGCTGGTGGTGGTCGGCTTCTGGATCATGTCGCCGTTGAACATCTGGAAATAA
- the nuoI gene encoding NADH-quinone oxidoreductase subunit NuoI, with the protein MTAIQNFFKTFFLTELLKGLALTGRYTFQRKVTVQFPEEKTPMSPRFRGLHALRRYENGEERCIACKLCEAVCPALAITIESDPRADNTRRTTRYDIDLTKCIFCGFCEESCPVDSIVETHILEYHGEKRGDLYFTKEMLLAVGDRYEAEIAANKAADAPYR; encoded by the coding sequence ATGACCGCAATCCAAAACTTTTTCAAAACCTTCTTCCTGACGGAACTGCTCAAAGGTCTCGCGTTGACCGGACGTTATACGTTCCAGCGCAAGGTGACGGTGCAGTTTCCCGAAGAAAAGACCCCGATGTCGCCGCGTTTTCGCGGTCTGCATGCGCTGCGCCGCTATGAGAACGGCGAAGAGCGCTGCATCGCTTGCAAGCTGTGCGAAGCAGTGTGCCCAGCGCTCGCGATCACGATTGAATCGGACCCCCGCGCGGACAACACGCGCCGTACGACGCGCTATGACATCGACCTGACCAAGTGCATTTTCTGCGGTTTCTGCGAAGAAAGCTGCCCGGTCGATTCGATCGTCGAAACGCACATTCTCGAGTATCACGGCGAGAAGCGCGGCGATCTTTACTTCACGAAAGAGATGCTGCTGGCCGTTGGCGATCGCTACGAAGCGGAAATCGCTGCGAATAAAGCGGCAGATGCACCGTATCGTTGA